The genomic window AACCGATCTCGATATTGGTCATTACGAAAGGTTTTTGAATACGAATTTCTCCAAACAAAATAATTTTACAACAGGACAAGTTTATCTCTCTGTTATCGAAAACGAAAGGCATGGAAAATATTTGGGCAAAACCATTCAAATTGTCCCACATATTGTAGATGAAATTAAAAATCGTATTAAAAATGCCAGCTTAAATAGTGATTTTTTAGTTGTTGAATTAGGAGGGACTGTAGGAGATATGGAAGGTATGCCTTATTTAGAAGCAATGAGACAAATGAAACACGAACTTGGCAATGATTTGGTCATCAGTATCCATGTAACACTTATTCCTCTTATCAAGGCTGCCGGAGAACTCAAAACAAAACCCACACAACATTCTGTCCAAGAACTCCGTCGCATAGGTATCTCACCTCAAATTATTTTAGCACGGTGCGAAAAACCCTTAAGCAAAGAATTGAAGAAAAAACTAGCCCTTAGCTGTGATGTAGATGATGATAGCGTGATTGTTGCCGAAGATGCAGAAAGTATTTATAAATGCCCTATTAATTTCTTAAAGGAAGATATACTTACCCCTATTGCCAGGCGATTCAGACTTGGAAATCTTAAACCCAAAATGGATGAATGGGACATGCTTGTTAAAAAAATTATTTCTCCAAAAGATTCAATTACAATTGGTTTTGTGGGGAAATATTTAAGCCTCAAAGAATCTTATAAATCCCTTACAGAAGCCCTTGTTCATGCCGGAGCAAATATGGATACTCGCGTCAATATCAAGTGGATTGATAGTGAAAATCTTTATGATAGCGATCTTTCTGTGCTTGAAGATGCAGATGGCATCTTGATACCGGGTGGTTTTGGAGAAAGGGGGGTAAATGGAAAAATTGAAGCCATTAAATATGCTAGAGAAAATAAAATACCTTTTTTAGGAATTTGTTTAGGGATGCAACTTTCAATCATAGAATTTGCACGTAATGTTTTGGGTATCCATGATGCAAATTCAACAGAATTTGATACCCGCACAAAGAATCCATTTATTTATTTAATTGAAGATTTTATTGATCAGCAAGGCAATGAACAAATTCGCACACATCAATCCCCTATGGGTGGCACAATGCGACTGGGAGAATATCCTTGCAAGATCAAAAAAGATTCTAAACTTGCTAAAGCTTACAATAATCATCTTGATATCAAAGAAAGGCATCGCCATCGCTATGAAGCCAATCCAAAATATAAATCCAATTTGGAGTCTCAAGGGATGCTCATTAGTGGAGAATCTGCCAATGGGCTTATTGAAGCCATAGAGCTCAAAGACCATCCCTTTTTTGTAGGCGTGCAATTCCATCCGGAATTCACTTCAAGACTCCAAAGTCCCAATCCTATTATCTTAGAGTTTGTTAAAAAAACTTTAGAATTTCAAAATAAATGAATCCTTCTTTAAATAAGCAAACTATCCAACAACTTTTGGCGCAGAGATTTAAAGATGACATATTTGTATCTCCCAGCCAATTGCCCCATCCTCACAAACTCAAAGATGCACAAAATGCTGCTATCATCATTACACAAGCTATTAAAGAAGACAAAAAGATTCTTATTGTAGGTGATTATGATGTTGATGGGATCACATCAACTGCATTGATGATGCGATTTTTTTCTTTGATTGATTACCCAAATATTAGTTATGTTATTCCCAATCGTTTTAGCGATGGATATGGCGTTAGCCAATCAATATTAGAAAAAAATCCTGCTGATATAGTCATTACCGTAGATAATGGTATCAGCGCTTTTGAATGTGGGGAATATTGCTTGCAAAAAGGGATTATTTTTATCATTACCGATCACCATAGTATCAAAGACAAACTACCCCAAGCAAACGCAATTATCAATCCTCAACAAACACAATGTCTCTTTCCTCAAAAAGAAATTTGTGGCGCTGCTGTAGCATGGTATTTGTGTAATGCTATTAAAATAGAGCTGGGTTTAAAAATTTCTTTGATTGATTTGCTTGATTTTGTTTGTATTGCAACCATCGCAGATATGATGCCCTTAACCAAAGTCAATAAACTTCTTGTTAAAATTGGGTTAAAAAAATTTCAAGATTCTAATTCCCCTGCCAACAAAGCATTAAAAAGACATCTTAAGACTAAAAATATCATAGCCGCAGACATTGCCCACTATATTGCTCCGCTGATTAATAGTGCCGGGAGAATGGGGGATGCAAATATAGCGTTGCAACTTTTACTCTCTAATAACGAACAAGAAGCTGCAAAATTCTACAAAGAACTCTATCTTTGCAACAATGAGAGAAAAACTATTGCCAAAGATACTCTTCTTCTCGCTCAAGAAACTTCTTTAATAAGCAAAAATTGCATATTAGCTTATGGAGAGAATTGGCATGAAGGAGTCTTGGGAATTGTAGCTGCCACCCTCGCGCAATCCTATCAAAGACCTGCAATTGTTTTGAGTAAAAAAGAGGATATTCTCAAAGGCAGCGCTAGAAGTTATGACAATATTGACTTAATAGAAACATTCAATGCTCATTCAGAGTTTTTTATTCAATTTGGAGGGCACACAAAAGCTGTAGGACTCCAAATAAATCAACGAAATTTAGAGCCTTTTTTTGAATCTCTCAAAAACTTCCAAATGCCTCAAGTAAAACAAGCAGAGATATCAGAAACATTGGGTGTTTTAAATCTTGAAGAAATTGATGGAGAACTTCTAAGAATATTAGATCAATTTGAACCCTATGGGCAAGGAAATCCTCAGCCTCATTTTACTTGCAATAATCTCACAATCGCCTCTGCCCAAACTCTCAAAGCCCTTCATCAAAAACTCGAATTTGATGTCTATAATCGCAAACAAAAAGCAATGGTGTTTTTTTGTGAAAAATTTTATGAAAAGAATGATCAAGTCAATATTAACTTTAGTGTGCAAAAAGACAGCTTTAGTAATTGTGCTTTGATGATTGTCAAAACAATTCAAAAATGCCCTTTGTAACGAAAGCTTTCACGCTTAATAGTCCCAAAAAGGCTTTTTTATTTGTAATGCAAACTCTCCAATGCTCTCAAAAAGAAGCACAAAAGCATCTGGACAAACAAAGACTCAAACAAAATGATTTGCCTGTTCATAAATCTCAAATTATAGAAGGAAAAGTTCATTTAACCTACTTTGAACCTCATAACTTCAATCTTGCACCTATTTTTATTGCTCCTGATTTCGTTATCTATGAAAAACCATCAAAATTATTAATCCACCCAAAGGGCTATTTTAAACACCCTAGTTTGTGTGATGTTATCAAATCACAATTCGGGAAACAAGCCAATCCTGTCCATAGACTTGATTATGAAACAAGTGGTTTAATCATGGCTTCAAGAAAAAAACAACATGAAGCAGAACTTAAAAATCTTTTTGAAACCAAGCATATCTGCAAACAATATATCGCTCTTGTCCAAGGGCATATACAAACACCTCAGACAATAGACCTTCCCATCAAAGTTCCCCGCAAAACAGATAAATATGAAGACTTGAAGATTCAATGTGTTATTTCTCCTGAAGGCAAACCTTCTGTAACAAAAATTTTTCCTATTTTTTATGACAAGATAAAAGATACTACCCTTCTAAAGGTTATCCCCATTACAGGCAGAACCCATCAAATCAGAATTCATCTTGCTCAAATTGGTCATAAAATCATTGGTGAATCTCTTTATGGAGTCAGCAAACAAAGCGCTAGAGATTATCTCAATCAAAAATTTCTAGATTCTCAAACGCCTACTTTAATGCTTCATGCTCAAGTTCTTAGCTTTGATTACAAAAATACTTTCTACTATATCAAAAGCCACAAAAATTTTGGAGGAAATAAAATATTGCAAAAATATAATAACCCATAAAGTCGGCATTGATTTCTTAATTTTTTTTGGTAAAGCCCTATTATCAAATCTTATCTTATTTACCATACCATCAAAACTATAAACTATTTAATATTTAGAATTATAAAATACTCAACTTATTCAAAAACTTCAAAAAACAAGGTACTAAAATACTTATTCCATCAAAGCCCAAAAATTACCGCCAATTTATTAAAAAACTAAATTTATCTTCTTCTAACTGATTTTTGAATAATTTTTATAATCAAATTCCCTTCTATCTAGACTCTCAGTTTCTTTCCAACCTTCAAATTTTTCGAAATAAAGGATAATCGAATTATAGAATTTTCTTTAAAGCTGTCTCTATTAAGACTTTATTATCAGGCTCTACAAGTCTTTCTCCCACTTCTTTTCCATCTTTGTAAAAAATCAATGTAGGGATTCTACGCACTCCCAGCTCATCTTTTAGGGCTTCTTGGGCATCAATATTGATTTTATAAATTTTTATTTTATCTGCATATTCTTTTGCTAACACTTCCATAATTGGCTCAATTTTGCGACAATCCGGACACCAATTAGCTCCAAAATCAACAATGACACTCCCTTCTTTGGTTACTTGCTCAAATTTTTTTCTATCAATTACTTCAATCATTTATTCTCCTTGTTTATATAAAAAATTTTACCAGGCAAAATCCGCCTACTATCAGGATAGCAAACAATATCAATGCAAGTGTAAATGCTTTGCCTCCTGAACTTAAAAATTTCTTCAAATCAACTTGAAGTCCTAAGGCAACCATTGCAAACACCAAACTTACATTACAAAGATATTTTAGTATTTCAATAATTTCAGAAAGTTTTTCCTCAGTTATAAATTTAGGAGCTAAATAAGAAATATAAGAATTGACAATTACCATAGCCAAAAATCCAAAAGCAAACCATGGAATATGCAATTTTCTACGATTGCCCCCATGTGGATTATGAGCAATCAAATAAGGAATTACCAAAAGCAATGGCACCAATAAAATAACACGAATCATTTTAATCGTTACAGCTACTCCTTCAGCTTCAGGAGAAATTGAACTGGCCGCCCCTACAACATTTGCTACCTCATGAAGTGTAGCCCCAATATAAATCCCTTCTTGTGTATGAGTTAAAGGAATAATACCAATATTGTAAAGTATGGGGTATAAAAACATTGCGATAATGCCAAATATCACAACTGTCCCTACTGCTATGACACCTTTATAAGGTTCAGATTTGATTGAAGCCTCTAGAGCAAGAACAGCTGCAGCCCCACATACAGCACTTCCTCCACTTACAAGCATAGCGATATCTTTGTCAAGACCAAGAAATTTCACACCAATATAAGTCCCCACTGCAAAAATAATAACAACAACTATAAAAGAGATGATAATTCCGGGTGCGCCTACACTTGTAATCTCGCCTAGCGTTACATTAAAACCATATAAAATAATACCGAATCTCAGAAGTTTTTTGGCGCTAAAAGAAACGCCACGCTCTGTAGATTTTCTCGATCTTCTAAAGACTGATGAAGCTAACGCTCCAATAATAACACCAATCAATAAGGGTGATAAATGCAAAGCTTTTACAATATCAATATCAGCAAAATATAATGCAGCAAATGATATTGCTCCCACCAAAATTATCCCATTAAAATAACTATTTGCAATCACGGACTTTCTTGCATTTAACATCATTTACCTTTTCTATGAAGTTTTATGGGTATTCTACTTCAAACTAGAAAAAATAAACCTTAACTTGTTCAATAATTTTATAAAATAGAATTAACAATCAATCTTTTTTAATACCTTTTATTGTTTGAGTGGTATTTTTATTTTTTGTATCTTTAGCATTTTTGCTTTTATTGAGAGTATTTTCAAGTGTTTTATAATTTTCACAAGATTGTTTATTGCCCAAATCACAAGCTTTTTTGAAATAATTTATTGCTTCTTTAATGTCTTGATGAATAACCTTTCCTTCAGCATATAAAAAGGCTACATTTGAACAAGCTACACCAACACCTAAATCACAAGCTCGTTTTGAATATGCAAGAGTATTTCCAATATCTTTATATTTTGTAAAATACAAATCACTTGCATTAAAACAACCGGCTCCATTTCCTAATTCACAAGCTTTTTGACACATTGGCAATGCTTTAT from Helicobacter sp. 11S03491-1 includes these protein-coding regions:
- the pyrG gene encoding CTP synthase (glutamine hydrolyzing), whose product is MKYTKYIFVTGGVLSSLGKGISSSSIATLLKHSGYQVSILKIDPYINVDPGTMSPLEHGEVFVTFDGAETDLDIGHYERFLNTNFSKQNNFTTGQVYLSVIENERHGKYLGKTIQIVPHIVDEIKNRIKNASLNSDFLVVELGGTVGDMEGMPYLEAMRQMKHELGNDLVISIHVTLIPLIKAAGELKTKPTQHSVQELRRIGISPQIILARCEKPLSKELKKKLALSCDVDDDSVIVAEDAESIYKCPINFLKEDILTPIARRFRLGNLKPKMDEWDMLVKKIISPKDSITIGFVGKYLSLKESYKSLTEALVHAGANMDTRVNIKWIDSENLYDSDLSVLEDADGILIPGGFGERGVNGKIEAIKYARENKIPFLGICLGMQLSIIEFARNVLGIHDANSTEFDTRTKNPFIYLIEDFIDQQGNEQIRTHQSPMGGTMRLGEYPCKIKKDSKLAKAYNNHLDIKERHRHRYEANPKYKSNLESQGMLISGESANGLIEAIELKDHPFFVGVQFHPEFTSRLQSPNPIILEFVKKTLEFQNK
- the recJ gene encoding single-stranded-DNA-specific exonuclease RecJ, which gives rise to MNPSLNKQTIQQLLAQRFKDDIFVSPSQLPHPHKLKDAQNAAIIITQAIKEDKKILIVGDYDVDGITSTALMMRFFSLIDYPNISYVIPNRFSDGYGVSQSILEKNPADIVITVDNGISAFECGEYCLQKGIIFIITDHHSIKDKLPQANAIINPQQTQCLFPQKEICGAAVAWYLCNAIKIELGLKISLIDLLDFVCIATIADMMPLTKVNKLLVKIGLKKFQDSNSPANKALKRHLKTKNIIAADIAHYIAPLINSAGRMGDANIALQLLLSNNEQEAAKFYKELYLCNNERKTIAKDTLLLAQETSLISKNCILAYGENWHEGVLGIVAATLAQSYQRPAIVLSKKEDILKGSARSYDNIDLIETFNAHSEFFIQFGGHTKAVGLQINQRNLEPFFESLKNFQMPQVKQAEISETLGVLNLEEIDGELLRILDQFEPYGQGNPQPHFTCNNLTIASAQTLKALHQKLEFDVYNRKQKAMVFFCEKFYEKNDQVNINFSVQKDSFSNCALMIVKTIQKCPL
- a CDS encoding RluA family pseudouridine synthase → MPFVTKAFTLNSPKKAFLFVMQTLQCSQKEAQKHLDKQRLKQNDLPVHKSQIIEGKVHLTYFEPHNFNLAPIFIAPDFVIYEKPSKLLIHPKGYFKHPSLCDVIKSQFGKQANPVHRLDYETSGLIMASRKKQHEAELKNLFETKHICKQYIALVQGHIQTPQTIDLPIKVPRKTDKYEDLKIQCVISPEGKPSVTKIFPIFYDKIKDTTLLKVIPITGRTHQIRIHLAQIGHKIIGESLYGVSKQSARDYLNQKFLDSQTPTLMLHAQVLSFDYKNTFYYIKSHKNFGGNKILQKYNNP
- a CDS encoding thioredoxin family protein: MIEVIDRKKFEQVTKEGSVIVDFGANWCPDCRKIEPIMEVLAKEYADKIKIYKINIDAQEALKDELGVRRIPTLIFYKDGKEVGERLVEPDNKVLIETALKKIL
- a CDS encoding YeiH family protein, whose product is MLNARKSVIANSYFNGIILVGAISFAALYFADIDIVKALHLSPLLIGVIIGALASSVFRRSRKSTERGVSFSAKKLLRFGIILYGFNVTLGEITSVGAPGIIISFIVVVIIFAVGTYIGVKFLGLDKDIAMLVSGGSAVCGAAAVLALEASIKSEPYKGVIAVGTVVIFGIIAMFLYPILYNIGIIPLTHTQEGIYIGATLHEVANVVGAASSISPEAEGVAVTIKMIRVILLVPLLLVIPYLIAHNPHGGNRRKLHIPWFAFGFLAMVIVNSYISYLAPKFITEEKLSEIIEILKYLCNVSLVFAMVALGLQVDLKKFLSSGGKAFTLALILFAILIVGGFCLVKFFI